One genomic window of Anticarsia gemmatalis isolate Benzon Research Colony breed Stoneville strain chromosome 23, ilAntGemm2 primary, whole genome shotgun sequence includes the following:
- the LOC142983197 gene encoding hyaluronidase-like isoform X2, with amino-acid sequence MKTFLFIFLAGYAVRCDDNYYVVRMPELISSKEFKVYWNVPTMQCKSKKIYFDDLYENYGIIQNTNDTHRGDKISILYDPGNFPALIKNETTGEIRYRNGGVPQQGDLINHLQVFRHELKSSIPDKDFSGVGIIDFESWRPILRQNFGVLTPYKDVSYDIERKKHWWWKKQWIQEEAKRRFEASGRDFMQTTISLAKKLRPKAVWGYYGYPHCFNRAFNKNPEACADEVPQENDEIDWLWSESTAIFPSVYSTHDMSSSQLSAFIRGRVKEAARVKSNVPILPYWWYRYRDDGYFTEADLDASFSTFYKSNATGFIIWGSSNDVNTVAKCQKLRDYVTNTLGPAIAKYTKQNTQLHDIPEEINNTTFAPENVTKFDPEYNWVPPENYTQNIEQIVDEELKKENETRLDRNKLINESILIDIILHKIANFCSENCSEKDSSDKNNTTTITSTTKGTVVLTTKNPFKETSVSYETTVQTSTTTEYDNYYDYDLSTSTLKENYVTPENVTPSPYYVLINSLNDNTDSTDTSTTELSASTAEISTEKPSVTTAETSTAETSVSTTENSADPSASTVEMFTEKTSTINISTIYSQENNYSTESVSETSTYSWRVYELSTENVYSTVNINDVENATTTLLTEQVVVSVV; translated from the exons CTACTACGTCGTTCGAATGCCAGAATTGATCTCATCAAAAGAATTCAAAGTGTACTGGAACGTGCCCACAATGCAGTGCAAATCTAAGAAGATATACTTCGACGACCTGTACGAAAACTACGGTATAATACAGAACACGAACGATACACACCGAGGGGACAAGATATCTATACTGTATGACCCAGGGAACTTTCCCGCGTTGATCAAGAATGAGACCACGGGAGAGATTAGGTATCGCAACGGAGGTGTGCCGCAGCAGGGAGACTTGATTAACCATTTGCAAGTGTTCAGACATGAACTGAAGAGCAGTATTCCCGATAAGGATTTTAGTG GAGTGGGCATCATAGACTTCGAGTCGTGGCGGCCGATTCTGCGGCAGAACTTCGGCGTGCTAACTCCTTACAAAGACGTGTCTTATGACATCGAGAGGAAGAAGCACTGGTGGTGGAAGAAACAGTGGATACAGGAGGAG GCTAAGCGTCGTTTCGAAGCGTCAGGCCGTGATTTCATGCAGACAACCATATCCCTCGCTAAGAAGCTTCGTCCGAAGGCAGTGTGGGGCTACTACGGGTACCCGCACTGTTTCAACAGAGCCTTCAACAAGAACCCTGAGGCGTGCGCTGATGAGGTACCGCAGGAAAATGATGA GATAGACTGGCTCTGGTCAGAGAGTACAGCCATCTTCCCCTCAGTGTACAGCACTCACGACATGTCCTCGAGCCAGCTGTCAGCCTTCATCAGGGGGAGGGTCAAGGAGGCTGCGAGGGTGAAGAGTAACGTCCCGATATTACCGTACTGGTGGTACAGATATAGGGATGATGGGTATTTTACTGAG GCCGACCTAGATGCATCATTCAGCACCTTCTACAAGTCCAACGCAACAGGCTTCATCATCTGGGGCAGTTCCAACGACGTGAACACTGTAGCCAAGTGTCAAAAACTTCGTGATTACGTCACGAACACCCTAGGTCCGGCCATAGCAAAATACACCAAACAAAACACCCAACTACACGACATACCTGAAGAAATAAACAACACGACATTTGCTcctgaaaatgttacaaaatttgATCCAGAATACAATTGGGTGCCGCCTGAAAATTACACGCAGAATATTGAACAAATTGTCGATGAAGAATTGAAGAAAGAAAATGAGACCAGACttgatagaaataaattaataaatgagagtattttaattgatattattctGCATAAGATTGCTAACTTCTGTTCTGAGAATTGTAGTGAGAAGGACAgttcagataaaaataatactactactattactaGTACTACTAAGGGTACGGTTGTACTCACAACTAAGAACCCTTTTAAAGAAACTTCTGTTAGTTATGAGACTACGG TGCAAACATCAACAACAACAGAATACGACAATTACTACGACTACGACTTATCAACATCAACACTCAAAGAGAATTATGTAACTCCAGAAAATGTTACACCAAGTCCATATTACGTACTAATAAATAGTTTGAATGATAACACTGACAGTACAGACACTAGCACTACAGAATTGAGTGCTAGCACTGCTGAAATAAGTACAGAAAAACCTAGTGTTACCACTGCTGAAACTAGCACTGCCGAAACTAGTGTAAGTACTACTGAAAATAGTGCAGATCCTAGTGCTAGCACTGTTGAAATGTTCACAGAAAAAACTAGTACTATAAATATTAGCACAATATATAgtcaagaaaataattatagtacaGAAAGTGTTAGTGAAACTAGCACATATAGTTGGAGAGTTTACGAGTTATCGACGGAAAATGTATACAGTACAGTGAATATCAATGATGTGGAGAACGCAACAACTACGTTGTTGACAGAACAGGTTGTTGTTTCAGTTGTTTAA
- the LOC142983197 gene encoding hyaluronidase-like isoform X1 yields the protein MKTFLFIFLAGYAVRCDDNYYVVRMPELISSKEFKVYWNVPTMQCKSKKIYFDDLYENYGIIQNTNDTHRGDKISILYDPGNFPALIKNETTGEIRYRNGGVPQQGDLINHLQVFRHELKSSIPDKDFSGVGIIDFESWRPILRQNFGVLTPYKDVSYDIERKKHWWWKKQWIQEEAKRRFEASGRDFMQTTISLAKKLRPKAVWGYYGYPHCFNRAFNKNPEACADEVPQENDEIDWLWSESTAIFPSVYSTHDMSSSQLSAFIRGRVKEAARVKSNVPILPYWWYRYRDDGYFTEADLDASFSTFYKSNATGFIIWGSSNDVNTVAKCQKLRDYVTNTLGPAIAKYTKQNTQLHDIPEEINNTTFAPENVTKFDPEYNWVPPENYTQNIEQIVDEELKKENETRLDRNKLINESILIDIILHKIANFCSENCSEKDSSDKNNTTTITSTTKGTVVLTTKNPFKETSVSYETTVQTSTTTEYDNYYDYDLSTSTLKENYVTPENVTPSPYYVLINSLNDNTDSTDTSTTELSASTAEISTEKPSVTTAETSTAETSVSTTENSADPSASTVEMFTEKTSTINISTIYSQENNYSTESVSETSTYSWRVYELSTENVYSTVNINDVENATTTLLTEQVLVAVSRATSSAVVVLCNYLIMCLSILILAVK from the exons CTACTACGTCGTTCGAATGCCAGAATTGATCTCATCAAAAGAATTCAAAGTGTACTGGAACGTGCCCACAATGCAGTGCAAATCTAAGAAGATATACTTCGACGACCTGTACGAAAACTACGGTATAATACAGAACACGAACGATACACACCGAGGGGACAAGATATCTATACTGTATGACCCAGGGAACTTTCCCGCGTTGATCAAGAATGAGACCACGGGAGAGATTAGGTATCGCAACGGAGGTGTGCCGCAGCAGGGAGACTTGATTAACCATTTGCAAGTGTTCAGACATGAACTGAAGAGCAGTATTCCCGATAAGGATTTTAGTG GAGTGGGCATCATAGACTTCGAGTCGTGGCGGCCGATTCTGCGGCAGAACTTCGGCGTGCTAACTCCTTACAAAGACGTGTCTTATGACATCGAGAGGAAGAAGCACTGGTGGTGGAAGAAACAGTGGATACAGGAGGAG GCTAAGCGTCGTTTCGAAGCGTCAGGCCGTGATTTCATGCAGACAACCATATCCCTCGCTAAGAAGCTTCGTCCGAAGGCAGTGTGGGGCTACTACGGGTACCCGCACTGTTTCAACAGAGCCTTCAACAAGAACCCTGAGGCGTGCGCTGATGAGGTACCGCAGGAAAATGATGA GATAGACTGGCTCTGGTCAGAGAGTACAGCCATCTTCCCCTCAGTGTACAGCACTCACGACATGTCCTCGAGCCAGCTGTCAGCCTTCATCAGGGGGAGGGTCAAGGAGGCTGCGAGGGTGAAGAGTAACGTCCCGATATTACCGTACTGGTGGTACAGATATAGGGATGATGGGTATTTTACTGAG GCCGACCTAGATGCATCATTCAGCACCTTCTACAAGTCCAACGCAACAGGCTTCATCATCTGGGGCAGTTCCAACGACGTGAACACTGTAGCCAAGTGTCAAAAACTTCGTGATTACGTCACGAACACCCTAGGTCCGGCCATAGCAAAATACACCAAACAAAACACCCAACTACACGACATACCTGAAGAAATAAACAACACGACATTTGCTcctgaaaatgttacaaaatttgATCCAGAATACAATTGGGTGCCGCCTGAAAATTACACGCAGAATATTGAACAAATTGTCGATGAAGAATTGAAGAAAGAAAATGAGACCAGACttgatagaaataaattaataaatgagagtattttaattgatattattctGCATAAGATTGCTAACTTCTGTTCTGAGAATTGTAGTGAGAAGGACAgttcagataaaaataatactactactattactaGTACTACTAAGGGTACGGTTGTACTCACAACTAAGAACCCTTTTAAAGAAACTTCTGTTAGTTATGAGACTACGG TGCAAACATCAACAACAACAGAATACGACAATTACTACGACTACGACTTATCAACATCAACACTCAAAGAGAATTATGTAACTCCAGAAAATGTTACACCAAGTCCATATTACGTACTAATAAATAGTTTGAATGATAACACTGACAGTACAGACACTAGCACTACAGAATTGAGTGCTAGCACTGCTGAAATAAGTACAGAAAAACCTAGTGTTACCACTGCTGAAACTAGCACTGCCGAAACTAGTGTAAGTACTACTGAAAATAGTGCAGATCCTAGTGCTAGCACTGTTGAAATGTTCACAGAAAAAACTAGTACTATAAATATTAGCACAATATATAgtcaagaaaataattatagtacaGAAAGTGTTAGTGAAACTAGCACATATAGTTGGAGAGTTTACGAGTTATCGACGGAAAATGTATACAGTACAGTGAATATCAATGATGTGGAGAACGCAACAACTACGTTGTTGACAGAACAG GTATTGGTGGCAGTCTCAAGAGCGACGTCCTCGGCGGTCGTGGTTCTATGTAACTACCTTATTATGTGTTTAAGTATATTGATATTAGCCGTTAAATGA